The Neovison vison isolate M4711 chromosome 10, ASM_NN_V1, whole genome shotgun sequence genome has a segment encoding these proteins:
- the CCDC185 gene encoding coiled-coil domain-containing protein 185: MEGLGRFSPRCVLATGGKRTSAARLRGPGAGTEPCLGSGATTPGEVNEVAAPWPYPRCAPIAGPRRRRCSHSPRESRSLTDVATRPPDRTRRPKPRGRHLEDAWGEPGPKPHPRGGAHSPAWRRQPHHHSPPAQGDSPSPYPEGAYTPLSGIFGVEKAQSGDQWAVPLCRGPGHWSLSSAPSEKSSVPSQEFRAQSACVCAHKRDSSDLLESLASQLSQPSVSSKEIQSPHAQMLKSKLEEAVMSSRDQKIVALVLTRLQKAQRMRELQQQAAVAWEELKRSDQKVQITLERERKLLLQESQEQWRQKEQRVRRRDGKTRRAPRSAEHAGRALREKPERARAVAEPEPTPRRRTRELLLQEPERMVQGLREQDCPKLQEKLEQGSHRKNLPTAEPQKKVQETNLSSLVNYQARKVLLDCQAKAEELLRKLSLEQSSQRPHEIPQGGLHERPRELRDRAQKPEERLQQVRRRAQAAEEQTCAHKRLLAELAEQKGQQARSNLQRDIRDKVQHIHELSVLREKNHHILKLKAEKEEKCHIAGIKEAIRKKEQRMEQISREKDATFEEFQKISRASRRDHAHALASSFLDRRARETQRGAGTPGC; this comes from the coding sequence ATGGAGGGCTTGGGCCGCTTCTCCCCGCGCTGCGTCCTGGCCACGGGCGGGAAGCGCACGTCGGCTGCGCGGCTGCGTGGGCCCGGAGCTGGTACTGAGCCGTGCTTGGGCTCGGGGGCCACGACCCCGGGCGAGGTGAACGAGGTCGCGGCGCCCTGGCCCTACCCGCGCTGCGCACCCATCGCGGGGCCTCGCCGGCGCCGGTGCTCCCACTCGCCAAGGGAAAGCCGCAGCCTGACCGACGTGGCCACGAGGCCCCCAGACCGCACCAGGAGGCCCAAGCCCCGAGGCCGGCACCTAGAGGACGCCTGGGGCGAGCCAGGGCCCAAGCCTCACCCCAGAGGCGGCGCGCACAGCCCAGCCTGGCGGCGGCAGCCCCACCACCACAGCCCTCCAGCCCAGGGAGACTCACCCTCGCCTTACCCCGAGGGAGCATACACCCCCCTGAGCGGGATCTTTGGGGTGGAGAAGGCGCAGAGCGGAGACCAGTGGGCGGTGCCGCTGTGCAGGGGTCCAGGTCACTGGTCCCTGTCCTCGGCTCCCTCAGAGAAGTCTTCCGTGCCATCTCAAGAATTCAGGGCGCAGTCGGCGTGCGTGTGCGCCCATAAGAGGGACAGCAGTGATCTGCTGGAGTCGTTAGCCAGCCAACTCTCCCAGCCTTCAGTGTCCAGCAAAGAGATTCAGAGCCCGCACGCCCAGATGCTCAAGAGCAAGCTGGAGGAGGCGGTCATGTCCTCCAGGGACCAGAAGATCGTGGCCCTAGTGCTGACCCGGCTCCAGAAGGCCCAGAGGATGCGGGAGCTGCAGCAGCAGGCGGCCGTGGCCTGGGAGGAGCTGAAGCGCTCCGACCAGAAGGTGCAGATAACCTTGGAGAGGGAGCGCAAGCTGCTTCTGCAGGAGAGCCAGGAGCAGTGGCGGCAAAAGGAGCAGCGTGTCCGACGGCGGGACGGCAAAACCAGGAGGGCTCCCCGGTCTGCAGAGCATGCGGGCAGGGCGCTGCGGGAGAAACCGGAGCGAGCCCGGGCGGTGGCCGAGCCAGAGCCTACGCCCCGGAGGAGGACCCGAGAGCTGCTCTTGCAGGAGCCGGAGAGGATGGTGCAGGGCCTGCGAGAGCAGGACTGCCCGAAGCTGCAGGAGAAGCTGGAGCAGGGCTCTCACCGGAAGAACCTGCCCACCGCGGAGCCCCAGAAAAAGGTCCAGGAGACCAACCTCAGTTCCCTCGTCAACTACCAGGCCCGGAAGGTCCTGCTGGACTGCCAGGCCAAGGCTGAGGAGCTCCTGAGGAAGCTGTCCCTGGAGCAGAGCTCCCAGCGGCCCCACGAGATCCCGCAGGGCGGGCTGCACGAGCGCCCGAGGGAGCTGAGGGACAGGGCGCAGAAGCCGGAGGAGCGGCTGCAGCAGGTGCGGCGGCGCGCGCAGGCCGCGGAGGAGCAGACGTGCGCGCACAAGCGGCTGCTGGCGGAGCTGGCGGAGCAGAAGGGGCAGCAGGCCAGGAGCAACCTCCAGAGGGACATCAGGGACAAGGTGCAGCACATCCACGAGCTGAGCGTCCTGCGAGAGAAGAATCATCACATCCTGAAGCTGAAAGCCGAGAAGGAGGAGAAGTGCCACATCGCTGGCATCAAGGAGGCCATCCGGAAAAAGGAGCAGAGGATGGAGCAGATCTCCCGGGAAAAAGACGCCACCTTCGAGGAGTTCCAGAAGATCTCCAGGGCCTCCAGAAGAGACCACGCCCACGCGCTGGCCAGCAGCTTCCTGGACCGGAGGGCGCGCGAGACCCAGCGCGGGGCCGGGACACCGGGCTGCTGA